A window of candidate division KSB1 bacterium contains these coding sequences:
- the pssA gene encoding CDP-diacylglycerol--serine O-phosphatidyltransferase translates to MKNTKSVIPNLFTTLNIFCGFLGTISVLEDKVISACWLISLAAVFDVLDGQFARLTRTTSSFGIEFDSLADLASFGVAPSILLYKVYLVNLGRLGIIISFLPLLFGGIRLARFNVLYGNKPKTKFVGLPIPYSALCTASFVIFNYHFWDDIHLSRILVPQLLLVCGLMISPVEYYTLPKLSFRQGAKNSIGIILIFILLTILALRTHETFYPMTIAYILWGVIRYIYHQTRGSKLPRESKTVHLSQKSN, encoded by the coding sequence ATGAAAAATACCAAAAGCGTCATTCCTAATCTTTTCACTACGCTCAACATTTTCTGCGGCTTTCTGGGCACTATCAGCGTGCTGGAGGACAAAGTGATTTCGGCCTGCTGGCTCATTTCGCTGGCCGCTGTGTTCGATGTGCTGGATGGGCAGTTTGCCCGACTCACCAGAACCACCAGCAGCTTTGGCATCGAATTCGATTCACTGGCCGATCTTGCTTCATTCGGAGTGGCGCCATCTATTTTACTATATAAGGTCTATTTGGTCAATTTAGGCCGGTTGGGGATTATTATTAGTTTTCTTCCGCTGTTATTCGGAGGAATTCGACTGGCCAGGTTCAACGTTCTGTATGGCAATAAACCAAAGACCAAATTTGTTGGACTGCCAATCCCCTATTCTGCTTTATGTACTGCTTCCTTCGTTATTTTCAATTATCATTTTTGGGACGATATTCATTTATCTCGCATCCTTGTTCCTCAACTGCTTCTGGTCTGCGGGTTAATGATAAGTCCGGTAGAGTATTATACGCTTCCCAAGTTGTCTTTTCGACAAGGAGCAAAAAACTCAATCGGCATCATTCTTATTTTCATTCTATTGACAATCCTGGCGCTCCGAACTCATGAAACCTTTTATCCCATGACTATCGCCTATATCTTATGGGGGGTGATTCGATATATTTATCACCAAACTCGCGGTTCGAAATTACCCCGCGAGAGTAAAACGGTTCATTTATCTCAAAAAAGCAATTGA
- a CDS encoding twin-arginine translocase TatA/TatE family subunit produces MFGTVGTPELLLIMLVILLLFGSKRLPELARGIGKGIRQFRKAMDDVKDEIDFTDIDRQIKE; encoded by the coding sequence ATGTTCGGTACAGTTGGGACTCCAGAATTGCTGTTAATTATGCTTGTCATTTTATTGTTGTTCGGGTCCAAGCGATTGCCAGAGCTTGCTCGCGGCATTGGCAAAGGGATCCGGCAATTTCGTAAAGCGATGGACGACGTCAAAGATGAAATCGATTTCACCGATATCGATCGACAGATTAAAGAATAG
- a CDS encoding phosphoribosylaminoimidazolesuccinocarboxamide synthase, translating to MKKKKKLHDGKTKKLYSLEESDQLIQEFKDDAMGFEASSAELIKGKGIINKDISCYLFHYLEGFHIPTHYVKDLGGREMLVRRLEMIPLEIAIRNIVAGSLTQRFGLEAGKELNYPIIEFYLKDEQRNNPMINPSHAIALQLATPDEIRVIERLTSKINAVLKSFFQRRNYRLVDLALEFGRAKDKLVLGDEISLNTFRLSEAKPGADISGSEFQLLQPSNEMELEEIKKRIFQPS from the coding sequence TTGAAAAAGAAAAAGAAACTACACGATGGGAAAACAAAAAAATTGTATTCCCTCGAAGAATCGGATCAATTGATTCAAGAATTCAAAGATGATGCGATGGGTTTTGAGGCCAGCAGCGCAGAGCTGATCAAAGGAAAAGGCATCATCAACAAGGACATTTCTTGTTATTTGTTTCATTATTTAGAAGGATTTCACATTCCGACCCATTACGTGAAGGATTTGGGAGGTCGGGAAATGCTGGTGCGCCGGCTGGAAATGATCCCGCTTGAGATCGCCATTCGCAATATTGTAGCCGGGAGCTTGACTCAGCGTTTTGGACTTGAGGCCGGTAAAGAGCTCAATTACCCGATTATTGAGTTTTATCTAAAAGATGAGCAGCGCAACAATCCCATGATCAATCCGAGCCATGCCATTGCATTGCAACTGGCTACCCCTGATGAAATCCGGGTGATCGAACGGCTCACATCAAAAATCAATGCCGTGTTGAAGTCGTTCTTTCAACGCAGGAATTATAGGTTAGTGGATCTAGCGCTGGAATTCGGCCGCGCCAAGGATAAACTGGTCCTTGGCGACGAAATTTCACTGAATACTTTTCGGCTCAGTGAAGCAAAGCCTGGTGCTGACATCAGCGGATCCGAGTTTCAGTTGCTCCAACCGAGCAATGAAATGGAATTGGAAGAAATTAAGAAGCGAATCTTCCAGCCGTCCTGA
- a CDS encoding twin-arginine translocase TatA/TatE family subunit, whose translation MFGLGIQELLVIFFIIILLFGAKKLPDLAAGLGKGIREFKKATQGKDEEPPKKIEEAKQDEKA comes from the coding sequence ATGTTCGGATTAGGCATACAAGAATTGCTGGTCATCTTTTTTATTATCATTTTGCTATTTGGGGCGAAGAAATTGCCGGACCTGGCAGCCGGGCTCGGCAAGGGGATTCGGGAGTTTAAAAAAGCCACCCAGGGGAAAGATGAAGAACCCCCAAAAAAGATCGAAGAAGCAAAACAGGATGAAAAAGCATAG
- a CDS encoding phosphatidylserine decarboxylase family protein codes for MAKEGAPIIVVFGAMAVAITIGAVINPRPLFGVFTLIGWSLVFFSIYFFRDPERHVPTEPNIIVAPADGKIILLDQTTEPIFFGTRVYRISIFMSVFDVHVNRIPVEGRVTYLKYNKGKFLPAYQSAAAYENEQTLIGIENEKIKLLFKQIAGILAKRIVCNLRNGWTVQRGQRFGMIKFGSRIDLFLPLEVQLQVQLNQKVRAGETIIGRYE; via the coding sequence ATGGCAAAAGAAGGAGCACCGATCATCGTCGTTTTCGGCGCCATGGCCGTTGCGATCACTATCGGCGCTGTAATTAACCCGAGACCGCTGTTCGGGGTGTTTACTCTGATCGGCTGGAGTCTTGTATTCTTTTCGATCTATTTTTTCCGCGATCCAGAGCGCCACGTGCCCACAGAACCGAACATCATCGTTGCGCCAGCCGATGGGAAGATCATTCTGCTCGATCAAACAACCGAGCCGATTTTTTTCGGGACCCGTGTTTACCGGATCAGTATCTTCATGTCGGTTTTTGATGTGCACGTCAACCGAATCCCAGTTGAAGGCCGAGTCACTTATTTAAAATATAATAAAGGCAAATTTCTGCCAGCTTATCAGTCCGCTGCCGCTTACGAGAACGAACAAACGCTAATTGGCATCGAAAATGAGAAAATAAAATTGTTGTTCAAACAGATCGCTGGCATCCTCGCCAAGCGGATCGTTTGCAATCTTCGCAATGGATGGACGGTGCAGCGCGGTCAGCGGTTTGGCATGATCAAATTTGGTTCCCGTATCGATCTCTTTTTGCCACTCGAAGTTCAATTGCAGGTTCAACTCAATCAAAAGGTGCGGGCTGGCGAAACCATTATTGGCCGATATGAATGA
- a CDS encoding DUF4321 domain-containing protein, which yields MRKRPLGIIVVFLILGAIIGSALGNLLALLLPDGVVKQFFIRSATIGFDPVTLNLGFLSFTLGFKFILNVIGIVSIAFAAYLLRWYHQNRY from the coding sequence ATGCGCAAAAGACCGTTAGGAATCATCGTCGTCTTTCTGATTCTTGGAGCAATTATCGGTTCAGCATTGGGCAATCTCTTAGCATTGCTCTTGCCAGATGGCGTGGTAAAACAGTTCTTTATCAGATCCGCTACCATTGGATTCGATCCCGTGACACTGAATTTAGGTTTTCTCAGTTTCACTCTGGGGTTTAAATTTATCTTGAATGTTATTGGGATCGTCAGCATTGCATTTGCGGCATACTTGCTGCGCTGGTATCACCAAAATCGTTATTAA